A genomic stretch from Helianthus annuus cultivar XRQ/B chromosome 1, HanXRQr2.0-SUNRISE, whole genome shotgun sequence includes:
- the LOC110916323 gene encoding 13S globulin seed storage protein 1, producing the protein MASGTFTLDCPTVKLNYQACDKVALKLNGKGHETIQFEKNPSNNGNNQPDPFDNRYHINRLRNPDTNVNTKLQLWCKEPSKNVLSRFIFNLFDLIPGVVSWWFNGGDSDAVIVFLGDSSKALVPGQFTYFFVAGVLGLLAGFQSDFVDKTFGLDEKESEDVVTSQQGALLVKLDQGIKFPEPSCHTKGKLYANFDDVSGKVVVKCGGTISSLTEKNLLVLSEIGLSAKFVKLEGSAMLASSYVADGSVQKCYVGKGSGRIKVVGSEGKPALHSKVEEGDLFIVPQFYALGEIANDCGLEVFSVTTSSKPVFGHLAGNTSIVVICKPGISS; encoded by the exons GTACATTTACCTTGGATTGTCCAACAGTGAAATTGAACTACCAG GCTTGTGATAAGGTTGCTCTAAAACTCAATGGAAAAGGA CACGAGACCATACAGTTTGAGAAAAACCCCAGCAACAATGGTAATAATCAACCCGACCCCTTCGACAACAGATACCACATAAACAG ATTGAGGAACCCTGATACCAACGTGAATACGAAGTTACAGTTATGGTGCAAGGAACCTTCAAAGAATGTCTTATCACGTTTTATATTTAACCTGTTTGATTTGATAC CAGGGGTGGTTTCATGGTGGTTTAACGGTGGCGACAGTGATGCAGTCATTGTATTCTTGGGTGACAGCAGCAAAGCCCTGGTCCCTGGCCAATTCACTTACTTCTTTGTGGCTGGAGTTCTGGGACTTCTAGCTGGATTTCAATCCGACTTCGTTGATAAAACCTTTGGTCTGGACGAAAAGGAATCAGAAGATGTGGTAACAAGCCAACAAGGTGCATTGCTTGTTAAACTTGATCAAGGGATCAAATTCCCAGAACCAAGTTGTCACACCAAAGGTAAATTATATGCCAACTTTGATGATGTATCGGGTAAGGTGGTTGTGAAATGTGGTGGAACTATCAGTTCCTTGACAGAAAAGAACTTGCTAGTGCTCAGTGAGATTGGTTTAAGTGCAAAGTTTGTGAAGTTGGAGGGCAGTGCTATGTTGGCGTCGAGTTATGTTGCTGATGGATCGGTCCAGAAATGTTATGTCGGTAAGGGAAGTGGTCGGATTAAGGTTGTGGGTAGCGAAGGAAAGCCTGCATTGCATAGTAAAGTTGAAGAAGGTGACTTGTTCATTGTTCCTCAATTCTATGCTCTTGGAGAGATTGCTAATGATTGTGGATTGGAGGTTTTCTCCGTCACAACTTCTTCAAA ACCTGTTTTTGGACACCTGGCTGGAAATACATCCATAGTCGTAATTTGTAAGCCTGGAATTAGTTCTTAG